From a region of the Synechococcus sp. PCC 7502 genome:
- a CDS encoding SPFH domain-containing protein yields MEFIFGTAIVGAIALFNSLKIINQGEEALVATFGKYNRKLLPGPNFIFPIMDTIAYRASVKEQVLDVPPQQCITKDNVPVTADAVVYWRIVDMEKAFYRVSDLNRAMTNLVLTQIRAEVGNLELDQTFTARNEINELLIRDLDESTEPWGVKVTRVELRDILLAKAVQESMELQMTAERKKRASVLTSEGERESAINKARGTADAQILAAEASQRATILKAEGDRQQQVLKAKAIAESAAIISAQLKSNPDAAKAFEVLFALGYLDMGTAIGSSDGSKVMFMDPRTIPATLEGVKSIIGDIPTTDAPKPTNWK; encoded by the coding sequence ATGGAATTTATCTTTGGTACAGCGATCGTCGGGGCAATAGCCCTATTTAATTCCTTAAAGATTATCAACCAAGGGGAAGAGGCATTAGTTGCGACCTTCGGCAAATATAACCGCAAGCTTTTACCTGGACCCAACTTTATTTTTCCTATAATGGATACGATCGCCTACCGAGCCTCGGTTAAAGAGCAAGTTTTGGATGTGCCTCCCCAGCAATGTATTACTAAAGACAACGTACCAGTTACCGCCGACGCAGTAGTATACTGGCGCATTGTCGATATGGAAAAAGCTTTCTATCGAGTATCAGACTTAAATCGGGCAATGACAAACCTTGTCCTCACTCAAATTCGGGCAGAGGTAGGAAATTTAGAACTAGATCAAACTTTCACCGCTAGAAATGAAATTAATGAACTACTCATACGGGATTTGGATGAATCCACAGAGCCTTGGGGCGTAAAGGTAACAAGGGTAGAATTGCGAGATATTTTGCTGGCTAAGGCTGTACAGGAGTCCATGGAATTGCAAATGACCGCAGAACGTAAGAAGAGAGCTTCAGTCTTGACCTCAGAAGGGGAAAGAGAATCAGCAATTAATAAAGCCCGTGGTACAGCAGATGCTCAAATTTTAGCGGCAGAGGCATCGCAACGGGCAACTATCCTTAAAGCAGAGGGCGATCGTCAACAACAGGTCTTAAAGGCTAAAGCGATCGCAGAATCAGCAGCAATTATCTCAGCCCAGCTTAAAAGTAACCCTGATGCAGCTAAGGCATTTGAAGTCTTATTTGCCTTGGGTTATTTAGATATGGGGACAGCGATCGGTAGTAGTGACGGTAGTAAAGTCATGTTTATGGATCCCCGCACTATACCTGCTACCCTTGAGGGCGTAAAGTCAATTATTGGCGATATTCCAACTACTGATGCTCCCAAACCTACAAACTGGAAGTAA